The sequence AACCACAGTACCTTGTCAAAGATAAGGATCAAGTTTACTTAATTTTTAAGATTTTAATCACCTTGAGAAACCACATTACTGACCTATGTGAAGGGTATAAATAGCCGTTTCGTGTTTGCATTTTGTTGTAACAAGAACAGAAAAGTAATAAAACCATTACTCCCTTTTCTCGTCTACCGTAAACACTAAGCTACGCCTTAGCATACATTTAGCTAATTATACTACCTCCGTTTATTAAAAAGAGATACcttcattatttttcattttagtcaaaatgaaaaagtgaaagtatatatttttttaagaaaCCGAGGTAGTATAACGTTTTCCATTATCAAACCAGTGTATAGCTACCGTCCTAAATTAAGTGGTAAAGGTAATATCGCAAAAGTGACGTGATTTTGCCAATTACACTAGCTGCCCTCTCCATAAGAATGCGGTTTTTCCTATTTGGATCTATGATAAACCGGGATGAGATATCTCAATCTGAACGAAATGAGAACTGATAGTGTGATACATGTTCTCTTTTTGAACTGATAGTGTGATACATGTTCTCTTTTTGAAGCCCAACATGATAATCAATTAATATGTAGAAATCTAGAAGATGAGAAATCAACCACAGAGATATTTCATAATGTTTCCCTTTCAATAGGAAAACATTCTAAAGGTTACAAGATTGAGGACAAGAAACATTTACATACTCTAGATCAACAAAAGATAACAAAAACGCTATTAACCATAGTACTTCGAGATGAAGTACTTTGCTACCGAACATTCTTTACAGTAAACCACTTACATAACTCTTCACCTTTCAGTCTCACTTTGTTTCTTGCCAAAGATAGCTTCCCTCGTCACAAGTTTAATACCTCTTACCCACAACTCAGCCTCGACTGCACTTTCACACACAAAATGAAAATCCTTGTTCTTTGTGGTCATAATCCTAAATACTCCTTTCTCATTACCATCGTAACCTTTCCTCTCTCTGTTCTTCCTAAACACAGGGCTACACCCGATAACTGCATCCCTGCATATTACATTCCTTCTGCTGGATTTCCCCCAACGCAAGATTCCTGCGGCAgcaatcatcttcatcgtcttcccATGTGGTGCACCTTTTCCACCTTTTGTGTGTTTCCGTATACGAGCACCATTCAAAACAAGAACACGGGAGAGTTGGTCCAATATTACCATTTCTGCTTCACTTCCAGCACCATTCTTTCTTGCGAGCGAAAGGGCAGTTTCTCCTCTTGCTGTCTTGAGATCACATCTGGCACCACATGAGATTAGTAGCTCACACATGCTTCCATGTCCTTCTCTTGCTGCCAACATGATTGGGGTATAATCTTCTGCATCCGGGAGATTGACATCATAGCCTCTATTTGTTAAGAGACGAACTGCAGCTAAGTCGCCACGACGGGCTGCACAATGAAGCACGTAGAACCCTCTTGCTCCATGGTTACCCTTTTCAAGTGCGTATTCAAGTAATACCTTCTCAAAGAGATTGCAATTATGGTTTCGTTCTGATAAGCCAATTGCTGTCTCGCCAGATTTGTTTCTCAACTTTACATCTGCTCCTGCATAAACAAGCAAGCGGAAGGCTTCCACGTGGCCTTCCTTTGCTGTAGCCATCAAGGCTGACTGACCACTATTGTCTTGATAATTAATATCTGTATCTGATTGGGCTATCAGTATTTTCAGGGTGTCAACATCACCAGCAAGAGCAACAAACATTAATGGGGAGAAGATTGAGTGATTGCTTGTTTTAACAGTTTTCCCCGATCGGATTATGTCCAACACAACACGTTGAAAACTCAGGCTCCAGCGGCTTGATGCAGCAATTGAGCTTGCAGACTGACCAGCATTATTGACTAAACCAAAATCTGCTCCAGTAGATCCAAGTACTCTGAGACATTCCTCGTGTTTACCTCTGGTTGAGATCATTAAAGCTGTATCGCCAGAGTCTGTTAGAGAGTTGAGATGGCAGCCAGCATCAACCAGGCACTGAACAATTCTCTTAAATCCAAGTCGGGCAGCCATGTGTATTGGATGGAATGAAGCTTTACTTGTGGTTTTCACTATGCATTCTATGTCAGCCCCAAACTTCAGAAGTAAATCAAGGGCTTTAGCATTGTAACATAGGATGGCATGGTGAAGGAGGGTTCTCCCATAGTGCTGGGTGTTGGGCGAGTGGTTTTTAAGAAGCAGACGCAAGATGGAACCACTAGCTTCATAATACTCTACAGCACACCAGGTAATGGGGTAAGGTTCTGCTAGACCTGCACCAACCTTTAACTCTTCCACAGCATTTGTATCCCATGACCAAGCTCCAAGTTTAACCTTGCTGTCTGTTTTAACTCCAACC comes from Papaver somniferum cultivar HN1 chromosome 7, ASM357369v1, whole genome shotgun sequence and encodes:
- the LOC113298081 gene encoding ankyrin-3-like; this translates as MTVFSVSHNHHNGGGKKQQVVPVDFEAEVSQRLIDAIHSEHDRNDVKLVCDMISDPCVDINFIGGVYLKTRKTEVILKDEISNEVKIEYQEFKSDVTALFLASHSGNLTLVRKLLSAGADVNQQLFRGFATTAAVREGHLEILEILLKAGASQLACEEALLEASYHGRPRLTELLMGSDMIRPHVAVHALVTACSRGFVDVVDKLTKSGVDPNSTDRVLLQSSVPSLHTNADCTALVAAVVSRQATVVRQLLQVGVKTDSKVKLGAWSWDTNAVEELKVGAGLAEPYPITWCAVEYYEASGSILRLLLKNHSPNTQHYGRTLLHHAILCYNAKALDLLLKFGADIECIVKTTSKASFHPIHMAARLGFKRIVQCLVDAGCHLNSLTDSGDTALMISTRGKHEECLRVLGSTGADFGLVNNAGQSASSIAASSRWSLSFQRVVLDIIRSGKTVKTSNHSIFSPLMFVALAGDVDTLKILIAQSDTDINYQDNSGQSALMATAKEGHVEAFRLLVYAGADVKLRNKSGETAIGLSERNHNCNLFEKVLLEYALEKGNHGARGFYVLHCAARRGDLAAVRLLTNRGYDVNLPDAEDYTPIMLAAREGHGSMCELLISCGARCDLKTARGETALSLARKNGAGSEAEMVILDQLSRVLVLNGARIRKHTKGGKGAPHGKTMKMIAAAGILRWGKSSRRNVICRDAVIGCSPVFRKNRERKGYDGNEKGVFRIMTTKNKDFHFVCESAVEAELWVRGIKLVTREAIFGKKQSETER